The Oncorhynchus nerka isolate Pitt River linkage group LG15, Oner_Uvic_2.0, whole genome shotgun sequence genome contains the following window.
ccccctcccctgaaaagatttagatgcactactgttccactggaggtcataaggtgaatgcaccaatttgtaagtcgctctggataagagcgtctgctaaatgacttaaatgtaaatgtaaatatgtctTATTtcaggctcctatagtggaggtcCTCTCTGTAGTGGAGGTCAGGGAGtccacagtcatttatatgtcttatttcaggctcctatagtggaggtcCTCTCTGTAGTGGAGGTCCTCTCTGTAGTGGAGGTCCTCTCTGTAGTGGAGGTCAGGGAGTCCACAGTCATTTATATTTCTTATTtcaggctcctatagtggaggtcCTCTCTGTAGTGGAGGTCCTCTCTGTAGTAGAGGTCCTCTCTGTAGTGGAGGTCAGGAGtccacagtcatttatatgtcttatttcaggctcctatagtggaggtcCTCTCTGTAGTGGAGGTCCTCTCTGTAGTAGAGGTCTCTCTGTAGTGGAGGTCAGGAGtccacagtcatttatatgtcttatttcaggctcctatagtggaggtcCTCTCTGTAGTGTAGGTCCTTTCTGTAGTGGAGGTCAGGGAGtccacagtcatttatatgtcttatttcaggctcctatagtggaggtcCTCTCTGTAGTGGAGGTCAGGGAGtccacagtcatttatatgtcttatttcaggctcctatagtggaggtcCTCTCTGTAGTGGAGGTCCTTTCTGTAGTGGAGGTCAGGGAGtccacagtcatttatatgtcttatttcaggctcctatagtggaggtcCTCTCTGTAGTGGAGGTCAGGGAGtccacagtcatttatatgtcttatttcaggctcctatagtggaggtcCTCTCTGTAGTGGAGGTCCTCTCTGTAGTGGAGGTCCTCTCTGTAGTGGAGGTCAGGGAGTCCACAGTCATTTATATTTCTTATTtcaggctcctatagtggaggtcCTCTCTGTAGTGGAGGTCCTCTCTGTAGTAGAGGTCCTCTCTGTAGTGGAGGTCAGGGAGtccacagtcatttatatgtcttatttcaggctcctatagtggaggtcCTCTCTGTAGTGGAGGTCCTCTCTGTAGTAGAGGTCCTCTCTGTAGTGGAGGTCAGGGAGtccacagtcatttatatgtcttatttcaggctcctatagtggaggtcCTCTCTGTAGTGTAGGTCCTTTCTGTAGTGGAGGTCAGGGAGtccacagtcatttatatgtcttatttctggctcctatagtggaggtcCTCTCTGTAGTGGAGGTCAGGGAGtccacagtcatttatatgtcttatttcaggctcctatagtggaggtcCTCTCTGTAGTGGAGGTCCTTTCATTGTAGTGGAGGTCAGGAGtccacagtcatttatatgtcttatttcaggctcctatagtggaggtcCTCTCTGTAGTGGAGGTCAGGGAGtccacagtcatttatatgtcttatttcaggctcctatagtggaggtcCTCTCTGTAGTGGAGGTCATTGGAGtccacagtcatttatatgtcttatttcaggctcctatagtggaggtcCTTCTGTAGTGGAGGTCAGGAGtccacagtcatttatatgtcttaTTTCAGGCTCCTATTTCATCATTTTATTGCTGTAATCCATTGCTGTTTTTAGGGCCTcgatcagaagtttacaggtggcttcTTCCATTGTTATAAAAATCTTTACAGGTGGCTTCCCTTCCATTGTTATAAAAAGGTGGCTTCCCATTTTATAAGGTGGTTTAACTTCCCGTTGttataatcagaagtttacaggtggcttcccTTCCGTTGTTATAATCAGAAGTTGGCTTCCCTTCCAGGTGGCTTCCCTTCCATTGGTTATAATCAGAAATTTACAGGTGGCTTCCCTTCCATTGTTatagtcagaagtttacaggtggcttccttccattgtcagaagtttacaggtggcttccttccattgtgtttacaggtggcttcccttccattgttattcagaagtttacaggtggcttcccttccattgttatattcaggtggcttcccttccattgttataatcagaagtttacaggtggcttcccTTCCATTGTTATATTCAGGTGGAAGTTTAATCAGGTGGCTTCCTTCCATTGttataatcagaagtttacaggtggcttccTTCCATTGTTAGTTTAGGTGGCTTCCTTCCATTGttataatcagaagtttacaggtggcttcccttccattgtgaagtttacaggtggcttcccttccattgttataatcagaagtttacaggtggcttccttccttccattgttataatcagaagtttacaggtggcttcccTTCCATTGTGGTTTACAGGTGGCTTCCCTTCCATTGTTATATAAGTTtcagaagtttacaggtggcttccTTCCATTGTttataatcagaagtttacaggtggcttccttccattgttataatcagaagtttacaggtggcttcccttccattgttattcagaagtttacaggtggcttcccttccattgttataatagaagtttacaggtggcttcccttccattgttataatcagaagtttacaggtggcttccTTCCAGAAGTTTatcagaagtttacaggtggcttccTTCCATTGTTAGGTGGCTTTCCTTCATTGTTATaagtttacaggtggcttccccttccattgttataatcagaagtttacaggtggcttccTTCCATTGTTATTTACAGGTGGCTTCCTTCCATTGttataatcagaagtttacaggtggcttcccttccattgttataatcagaagtttacaggtggcttccttccattgttataatcagaagtttacaggtggcttcccTTCCATTGTTATAATCAGAGGTGGCTTCCTTCCATTGTTtaatcagaagtttacaggtggcttccttccattgttataatcagaagtacaggtggcttcccttccattgttataatcagaagtttacaggtggcttcccttccattgttataatcagaagtttacaggtggcttcccttccattgttataatcagaagtttacaggtggcttcccttccattgttataatcagaagtttacaggtggcttcccttccattgttataatcagaagtttacaggtggcttccTTCCATTGTTATAAGTTTCAGGTGgaagtttacaggtggcttccTTCCATTGTTATATCAGTTTaagtttacaggtggcttcccttccattgttatatcagaagtttacaggtggcttcccTTCCATTGTTATAATCATTGTTATAAGTTTACAGGTGCTTCCTTCCATTGTTATAATCCAGTTTTGttataatcagaagtttacaggtggcttcccTTCCATTGTTATATAGGTGGCTTCCCTtcagaagtttacaggtggcttccttccatcagaagtttacaggtggcttcccttccattgttagtttacaggtggcttcccttccattgttataatcagaagtttacaggtggcttcccttccattgttataatcagaagtttacaggtggcttcccttccattgttatactcagaagtttacaggtggcttcccttcaggttcactggaggagaggaggtctgCTATTGGTCTCTTCAATGTGTGTGATTCATGTTGGAGCATATTGAAGTGTTGATCAATAAATAGTTCATGGTTCTCTATATTTTCCAGAATATTTATCTCGCAGTTATCAGATAATCCTACATGTTACGGTAAATGAATCTATATTTATGTTAATAAAGATCATTTTAACTTAAATGTATGAATGTGTGATTTCATACCTTCCTGTAGTCCAGGATCCTCAGTGGTGATcattgtgtgtgtgagtctggctGTGTTGCTGTCACCCCCCTCATGTTCTACAGGTGCTGGCAATGCAGCAAGGCCCTAGGTGAGATGTCatcaatatcacacacacacacatactcacattaCGAACTTGAGCAcgaacctgcacacacacacacacaaagtcataATATATGTTGGGTCAATCTCTAAAAGGCCTGATGCAggaagcacgagagagagagagaacatttgtGTCTTTCTTCACCCAATGATTCTCCTCACCATCCTCCTTATGTTGATGATGAAGAGGATGGTGAGGATGAAGAAAGTATAACTTCTACCCAGAATGCAGTGGAACCTCAGCCCGTGTCCAACGCTGACCCAGAATGCATTGCTCATGACTCCGCCCTCTACCAATCAGCCTATCAGGCACTGGACCACAAAGCCTTGAATGTCTACCAGAGCCTCGACGATGTCACAGCTACTGACTCTGAATAGACTCTGTAGCACTAATTAAAGTCCATTATGTAATTAAATTGTAATATGTCATTCTTTGCTCTGTAGTCTAAAGAGAAGAGGTTGTCTGATTGTCTGGTTGTGACACAGGGTTCTTGTTAACAGAGTTGGGGTCCAATGACattttatttcattccatttcaATACAGACAATGAAAAGCAATTCAATGTATCACTGATGACCATCATTTTCCATGTGGACTTTTCAATCCATGAATGGAATTTCacttcacttcctgaattgaccgaGTTGAAACATGTAGTTTATTAGACTGTAACCTCGTCCCCCAGGATCAATAGAGAGACGACTGGTGGTGGAGATTATAGTAGATTTATTCCTCAGTACTGATAACATTCTGTAGGGGGCGATGTGGAGGTCGTTCTGTTGGTTTACTGAGATCTCAGTAGCTTGTCTGTTATGTGATGACATCATTCATTAAGGGGAGTTGGGTTGAAGAGGAGGGATGTTTCTTCTGTTCAGAATCTCATCTGTTGAGTTTATAACTTACAAAGACTGTATTTGGATCAATAAATGTCAGTAAAAAAGTTATAAAATATATTGATGTGTACTTTATATTGTCATCATCTCAACAATGTGTTCCTCCTCTGATGAAATAAACATGGTAACTTCAGAACAGAGAAGATGACAGTTTAAAACTTAGTCACCACAGATAGCTGAGTTCTCTGGTGGTTTAGAAGTCTAACCTCCGGCCGGTTTGAACCAGTTTCCCTCTGCAGCACATAAAGACCTGCAGACAATGAGGTCAATTCAGAGCCAGGATATGTAGGCTAATGCCCACCAAGAGGTGCATCTCACAGTTACAGATGGTAAGTTAACCCATAATCACAGTTACAGATGGTAAGTTAACCCATAATCACAGTAACAGATGGTAAGTTAACCCATAATCACAGTAACAGATGGTAAGTTAACCCATAATCACATTTGTCTTGACAAATTCAGAGATATTATTTGTTACAGGCTTTATGACTTCATTAGAGAAAAGCAAAATGGTGACAGTATTTGTGGATGCCTGTTCTGTCGTTTTACACACAGCTCCTCCTAAACCGTCAACTGTCACCTCCAGACCTCATGTCTGCACAacatcctctaacctctctgcaacataaggtgaatgcaccaatttgtaagtcgctctggataagagcgtctgctaaatgacttaaatgtaaatgtaaatataacaTCTCCACAACCCTCCCAAACCTCTCTACAACATCAGAGTGCTGCTACGTTTCATGTCTACCGATTTGAGCTAACATTTGGTGTAGATTTGAGTTTCTCTGAAATCTACAGGAAGTGATGCAACACATttattttctgtctgtctgtctgtctgtctgtctgtctgtctgtctgtctgtctgtctgtctgtctgtctgtctgtctgtctgtctgtctgtctgtctgtctgtctgccttcttgcctgtctgtctctctttctgtctgtctgtctgtctgtctgtctgtctgtctgtctgtctgtctgccttcttgcctgtctgtctctctttctgtctgtctgccttcttgcctgtctgtctgccttcttgcctgtctgtctgtctgtctgtctgtctgtctgtctgtctgtctgtttcttgcctgtctgtctgtctttctgtctgtctgtctgccttcttGCCTGTCTGCCttcttgcctgtctgtctgtcttcttgcCTTACTGAAAAACCAACTGATCGAATGAACATTGTAATTCATGTTATCTATAATCTAtacagtcctgtctgtctgtaggaccATACAACTGACGACCATCCAACCTATCTTATCTTATTGACTGATCTATCCACCAGTCTACCATCCAACCGACCAAATTACAGTTGTATCCATCTATGATATTTATAGTCTGGAAAGCATCGGGTTTACAAAAATCTGGTAATTTTAGCAAACTGACCTGCTTTGTTCAACCCTCATaaagtctctcctcctgtctgtggtCAGGTCTGATGGTatctatgatatatacagtactctgtaaagtctctcctcctgtctgtggtCAGGTCTGATGGTatctatgatatatacagtactctgtaaagtctctcctcctgtctgtggtCAGGTCTGATGGTatctatgatatatacagtactctgtaaagtctctcctcctgtctgtggtCAGGTCTGATGGTatctatgatatatacagtactctgtaaagtctctcctcctgtctgtggtCAGGTCTGATTGTGTGGACCAGTGCTGGTCTggtagtcatggtgacagtgttaGGACTGGTCCTGCTCCTgttctacagacagaggagaggaaccaggagaacaccaccaccaccaccaccaccaccaccaccagtctcctccaacacacaacctgaccctgctggagaggtgagagacacaagggtgtatgtgtgtgtgtgtgtgtgtgtgtgtgtgtgtgtgagtgtgtgtccatgATAACTTGTAGTGTAGAGGTGATAGACAGGGAGGTGGTAAACTAAACATTAAGGGTTGAGTGTGTGAGTCTACAGCCTCTAGTGGGATTCTACTGTCATCTGTTATCAGTCCATGATAACTTGTAGTGTAGAGGTGATAGACAGGGAGGTGGTAAACTAAACATTAAGGGTTGAGTGTGTGAGTCTACAGCCTCTAGTGGGATTCTACTGTAGTCTGTTATCATTCCTCAATCTGTCAACAGGAAGAACCTTCGACAAACAACACTTGTTCATTAGACAGCTCAGTTTCCACACATGATGGATTCTCAGACTcataggctgcgtttacacaggcagcccaattctgatcttaatgattggtcttttgaccaatcagattatATATTTAGCCAATTAaagggctgcctgtgtaaatgcagccataTTAACAATGTAGTTCTTCATTTACATTTTTTGGTTTGAACCTTGACTCACATTGGTTGAGGGACCTCCACTCTTTTCCATATTGACCATGTATGTATGTAGTAATTGTCATTGGTTCTTTATGCAGGTTGTCTGTGTGTACGAGGAgatcagagaggcagacagacagacagacagacttcctGTGGTCAtctctgtagtctactctactgtcaAATCACCTACCAACTCTACAACCTACCCTGCTGGCCAAGCCTCTACAACCTACCCTGCTGGCCAAGCCTCTACAACCTACCCTGCTGACCAAGCCTCTACAACCTACCCTGCTGGCCAAGCCTCTACAACCTACCCTGCTGGCCAAGCCTCTACAACCTACCCTACTGGCCAAGCCTCTACAACCTACCCTGCTGACCAAGCCTCTACAACCTACCCTGCTGGCCAAGCCTCTACAACCTACCCTGCTGACCAAGCCTCTACAACCTACCCTGCTGGCCAAGCCTCTACAACCTACCCTGCTGGCCAAGCCTCTACAACCTACCCTGCTGACCAAGTCTCTACAACCTACCCTGCTGGCCAAGCCTCTACAACCTACCCTGCTGGCCAAGCCTCTACAACATACCCTGCTGGCCAAGCCTCTCCAACCTACCCTGCTGGCCAAGCCTCTACAACCTACCCTGCTGGCCAAGCCTCTACAACCTACCCTGCTTGCCAAGCCTCTACAACCTACCCTGCTGGCCAAGCCTCGACAACCTACCCTGCTGGCCAAGCCTCTACAACCTACCCTGCTGGCCAAGCCTCGACAACCTACCCTGCTGGCCAAGCCTCTACAACCTACCCTGCTGGCCAAGCCTCTACAACCTACCCTGCTGGGCCTCTACAACCTACCCTGCTGGCCAAGCCTCTACAACCTACCCTGCTGGCCAAGCCTCTACAACCTACCCTGCTGGCCAAGCCTCTACAACCTACCCTGCTGGCCAAGCCTCTACAACCTACCCTGCTGGCCAAGCCTCTACAACCTACCCTGCTGGCCAAGCATGTACAACCTACCCGGCTGGCCAAGCCTCTACAACCTACCCTGCTGGCCAAGCCTCTACAACCTACCCTGCTGGTCAAGCCTCTACAACCTACCCTGCTGGCCAAGCCTCTACAACCTACCCTGCTGGCCAAGCCTCTACAACCTACCCTGCTAGCTCTGCCACAGGTATTCCACAGATTAACTGCATAGGTGGAGTGTGTTTGAAAGTGGGCGTTGACAAATAAGTGGGAGGAGCAACATAAATGGGTCTATGGAAACATAACAGCTAATTGGGCAGTTTGTTGGCCACTTAATGTCTATTTGAGTGGCTGCTTGCTGCTTCCttgtagcattttagctaaccctcttttcctaaccttaacctgatTTTCCTAACCTGCTATTTTATTTCTACTAACCtcccacgttaattatcctaacctgccatgttatTCTACTGTGACTCCCCAAAGATATAATAAATCCATATTCTACTGCAGATCAACCAGCTTCTCTCATCTACTCCAATGTGGATCTACCTACAGATTCTAGAGTCTCTTCAAGCCCTCCAACAGCCAGTGGAACCCAGGATGATTCCATCTACTCTACAGCCCAGCTACCCAAAGATACTGTAGAATCTACAAGATACCCTGCTGTGCACCTCTATAAAGACACTCCAGAAGAtgccctctactctacagcccaGCTACCCACAATAATGTAGTACTATAGAATATATACAaggaatgtgtcccaaatgacaccctattatcTATCCcccatatggaccctggtcaaaggcAGTGCTCTATAGGGAACAAGGTCACATCTGGGATGAAGGGAAGCTTCCTGTAGAGAGATGAAGGGTTGTCACCACAGAGCCACCATCTTTTATGACATGAAAAAAACaatccctttcctgtttcaaatCCTCCTTGACACATTGTATTAAAACAGCTCATGTGGTTTTACTTTATATAATGTATGTAAAATATGAACACCTGGCTTTAAAATCACTTTTATCTCCAGATTTTGTGAAAGTCAACCAACATCATTGTAAATATTTGTGTAAATATGAATTATGTGTTTGTCAAATCTTGTCTTCATTTAGTCTGTTATAATAATGAAGACAGTAATACCATTATAGTCCGTTCTACCTTTGAGATTTACATATCtattgtgtatgtatatacactgTGCCTTTTAAAGCATTTCATTAAAACATAAAAATAGTCAAGtgcgtgtctatgtgtgtgtgtgtttgtagtgtgtgtttgtcagtgtgtttctagtgtgtgtgtgtgtgtgtgtgtttgtcagtgtgttTGTGCACATGTAAAGAAAGAGGAAGAGTCTTCTAGACTTGAACCGCCTGACTGACacaccacagagagagcagaCTCGTAGTGTGACAGCAGTACTGTACGGTGTAGTGAAGGTACTGTAGCAGGAGTAGTGTAGTGAAGGTACTGTAACAGGAGTAGTGTAGGGTGTAGAGAAGGTACTGTAACAGGAGTAGTGAAGGTACTGTAACAGGAGTAGTGTAGGGTGTAGTGAAGGTACTGTAACAGGAGTAGTGTAGGGTGTAGTGAAGGTACTGTAACAGGAGTAGTGTAGGGTGTAGTGAATGTACTGTAATAGGAGTAGTGTAAGGTGTAGTGAAGGTACTGTAACAGGAGTAGTGTAGGGTGTAGTGAAGGTACTGTAACAGGAGTAGTGTAGTGAAGGTACTGTAACAGGAGTAGTGTAAGGTGTAGTGAATGTACTGTAACAGGAGTAGTGTAGGGTGTAGTGAAGGTACTGTAACAGGAGTAGTGTAGGGTGTAGTGAAGGTACTGTAACaggtgtagggtgtagtgaaGTACTGTAACAGGGGTGTAGTGAATGTACTGTAACAGGAGTAGTGTAGGGTGTAGTGAAGGTACTGTAACAGGAGTAGTGTAGGGTGTAGTGAAGGTACTGTAACAGGAGTAGTGTAGGGTGTAGTGAAGGTACTGTAACAGGAGTAGTGTAGGGTGTAGTGAAGGTACTGTAACAGGAGTAGTGTAGGGTGTAGTGAAGGTACTGTAACAGGAGTAGTGTAGGGTGTAGTGAAGGTACTGTAACAGGAGTAGTGTAGTGAAGGTACTGTAACAGGAGTAGTGTAAGAAGATACTGTAACAGGAGTAGTGTAGGGTGTAGTGAAGGTACTGTAACAGGAGTAGTGTAGGGTGTAGTGAAGGTACTGTAACAGGAGTAGTGTAGGGTGTAGTGAAGGTACTGTAACAGGAGTAGTGTAGGGTGTAGTGAAGGTACTGTGACAGGAGTAGTGAAGGTACTGTAACAGGAGTAGTGAAGGTATTGTAACAGGAGTAGTGTAGTGAAGGTACTGTAACAGGAGTAGTATAGGGTGTAGTGAAGGTACTGTAACAGGAGTAGTGTAGGGTGTAGTGAAGGTACTGTAACAGGAGTAGTGTAGGGTGTAGTAAAGGTACTGTAACAGGAGTAGTGTAGGGTGTAGTGAAGGTACTGTAACAGGAGTAGTGTACGGTGTAGTGAAGGTACTGTAACAGGAGTAGTGTAGGGGGTGTACTGTGACaggagtagtgtagtgtactgtaacaacgGTGGTGAAGGtactgtagcagggtagtgtagtgAAGGTACTGTAACAGG
Protein-coding sequences here:
- the LOC135559781 gene encoding paternally-expressed gene 3 protein-like produces the protein MLRCWQCSKALGLIVWTSAGLVVMVTVLGLVLLLFYRQRRGTRRTPPPPPPPPPPLTLVEGPPLFSILTMYVCSNCHWFFMQVVCVYEEIREADRQTDRLPVVISVVYSTVKSPTNSTTYPAGQASTTYPAGQASTTYPADQASTTYPAGQASTTYPAGQASTTYPTGQASTTYPADQASTTYPAGQASTTYPADQASTTYPAGQASTTYPAGQASTTYPADQVSTTYPAGQASTTYPAGQASTTYPAGQASPTYPAGQASTTYPAGQA